From Streptomyces sp. NBC_00370, a single genomic window includes:
- a CDS encoding asparagine synthetase A, translating into MTLQIDHPLAFAAAPTLPSPLEHLRDPRTRAALRIQQALVAGARAYLRADDAVEMSHPIIGPVTDPGSRGAKQVDVDYYGHRYKLMTSAILYKQASLLAYDRIFLVAPNVRLEPVETSTTRRHLAEFRQIDVEYAGASRDDAMDIAEGLVRRAVTTVADECGAELAVLGRDPDALRRFVARPFARVPHGEVVERLRNDGYPQAEGTEIEWEAEERISRQAEAPFFVVGYPKGSRGFYDKESPAEPGTLLNFDLIAPESCGELCSGSERESEYAALVTRMRETGENPSKYAWYLEVARHGIPRSAGFGIGLERLTRWVAGLDSVWQATAFPKLAGVVSP; encoded by the coding sequence ATGACACTCCAGATCGACCACCCCCTGGCGTTCGCCGCCGCTCCCACCCTTCCCTCGCCGCTGGAACACCTGCGCGACCCGCGCACCCGGGCGGCCCTGCGCATCCAGCAGGCCCTGGTGGCCGGCGCCCGCGCCTACCTGCGCGCCGACGACGCGGTGGAGATGTCCCACCCGATCATCGGCCCCGTCACCGACCCCGGCTCGCGCGGCGCCAAGCAGGTCGACGTCGACTACTACGGGCACCGCTACAAGCTGATGACCAGCGCCATCCTCTACAAGCAGGCGTCGCTACTGGCGTACGACCGGATCTTCCTCGTCGCGCCCAACGTCCGCCTGGAGCCGGTCGAGACCAGCACGACCCGCCGTCATCTCGCCGAGTTCCGGCAGATCGACGTCGAGTACGCGGGCGCCAGCCGCGACGACGCCATGGACATCGCCGAGGGCCTGGTCCGCCGGGCCGTCACCACCGTCGCCGACGAGTGCGGCGCCGAACTGGCCGTACTGGGCCGCGATCCCGACGCCCTGCGCCGGTTCGTCGCCCGGCCGTTCGCCCGCGTGCCGCACGGCGAGGTCGTCGAGCGGCTGCGCAACGACGGCTACCCGCAGGCCGAGGGCACGGAGATCGAGTGGGAGGCCGAGGAGCGCATCTCCCGCCAGGCCGAGGCCCCGTTCTTCGTCGTCGGCTACCCCAAGGGCTCGCGCGGCTTCTACGACAAGGAGAGCCCGGCCGAGCCCGGTACCCTGCTCAACTTCGACCTGATCGCGCCCGAGTCCTGCGGCGAACTGTGCAGCGGCAGCGAGCGCGAGAGCGAGTACGCGGCGCTGGTCACCCGGATGCGGGAGACCGGCGAGAACCCCTCCAAGTACGCCTGGTACCTGGAGGTCGCCCGGCACGGCATCCCCAGGAGCGCCGGCTTCGGCATCGGCCTGGAACGTCTCACCCGCTGGGTCGCCGGCCTCGACTCCGTCTGGCAGGCCACCGCCTTCCCGAAGCTCGCGGGGGTCGTGTCCCCGTGA
- a CDS encoding glutamate synthase-related protein: MTYLTAPGLPEDDIRARARDGAAAVFPPLDSYGTAVFGGTREQGDEIDALRLAPPVFMPGRLAKLIDLGREPLYSDVSLTTALGGFDTPLPVYVSALGSTRVAGTSLALSRQAGRLGIPMVIGENVAPMNGFRSSGDDHRKGLLERILAYCEELPDGVGGVCVQQSTEDADSEVWNHVYSDPAVSGLLASGRLGFEMKVGQGAKPGLGGLTMISEAVAADLEGQYAVERLTDAGPVLRCSSPGTFTDEIFRRQIQLMRNNYPRARCWVKLFPGRDVGHAAGIAWDAGAHAVTVDGAEGGTGWAPTGFLGHVGLPLAECLRRVEPAGRTLLASGRVWDGIRAVKLLALGARAVGLGRAALVAADEDPAHGLERLLEAMALEMRMAVSSLGRYAADETGPEDLWRPES, from the coding sequence GTGACGTACCTGACCGCACCCGGCCTGCCCGAGGACGACATCCGCGCCCGCGCACGCGACGGAGCCGCCGCCGTCTTCCCGCCGCTCGACAGCTACGGCACCGCCGTCTTCGGCGGAACCCGCGAACAGGGCGACGAGATCGACGCCCTGCGCCTGGCCCCGCCCGTCTTCATGCCCGGCCGCCTCGCCAAACTCATCGACCTCGGCCGCGAACCGCTCTACTCCGACGTCAGCCTCACCACCGCCCTCGGCGGCTTCGACACCCCGCTGCCGGTGTACGTGTCGGCCCTCGGCTCCACCCGCGTCGCCGGCACCAGCCTCGCCCTCAGCCGCCAGGCGGGACGCCTCGGCATCCCCATGGTCATCGGCGAGAACGTCGCCCCGATGAACGGCTTCCGCAGCAGCGGCGACGACCACCGCAAGGGTCTGCTGGAACGCATCCTCGCCTACTGCGAGGAACTGCCCGACGGCGTCGGCGGCGTCTGTGTCCAGCAGAGCACCGAGGACGCCGACTCCGAGGTCTGGAACCACGTCTACAGCGACCCCGCCGTCTCCGGACTCCTCGCCTCCGGCCGCCTCGGCTTCGAGATGAAGGTCGGCCAGGGCGCCAAGCCAGGACTCGGCGGCCTCACCATGATCAGCGAGGCGGTCGCCGCCGACCTCGAAGGACAGTACGCCGTCGAGCGGCTCACGGACGCCGGACCCGTCCTGCGCTGCTCCAGCCCCGGCACCTTCACCGACGAGATCTTCCGCCGGCAGATCCAGCTCATGCGCAACAACTACCCCCGCGCCCGCTGCTGGGTGAAACTCTTCCCCGGCAGGGACGTCGGCCACGCCGCCGGCATCGCCTGGGACGCGGGCGCCCACGCCGTCACCGTCGACGGAGCCGAGGGCGGCACCGGCTGGGCCCCCACCGGCTTCCTCGGCCACGTCGGACTGCCCCTGGCCGAGTGCCTGCGCCGCGTCGAACCCGCCGGCCGCACCCTGCTCGCCAGCGGACGCGTCTGGGACGGCATCCGCGCCGTGAAACTGCTCGCCCTCGGCGCCCGCGCCGTCGGCCTCGGCCGCGCGGCGCTCGTCGCCGCCGACGAGGACCCGGCACACGGGCTCGAACGCCTCCTGGAGGCCATGGCCCTGGAGATGCGGATGGCCGTCAGCTCCCTCGGCAGATACGCGGCGGACGAGACCGGCCCCGAGGACCTGTGGAGGCCCGAGTCATGA
- the sbnA gene encoding 2,3-diaminopropionate biosynthesis protein SbnA gives MIYEHTYELVTDDLFVRLPRMAPGAEVFLKIEGLNPAGSVKLKTALSLVEDAEHRGVLTPGARVIESSSGNLGIALSSICATKGYAFTCVVDPNTNATSIDHMRALGAEVVVVDTVDANGGFLQSRIAHIRRRVEADPTMVWLNQYANPANPRAHYEQTARTLLKELQQIDYLFVGAGSTGTFVGCSRYLREFSPDTRIVAVDAVGSIIFGAPPGPRVIPGLGASRIPELFEPGLADDVVLVPEEDAVHECRLLARTHGLLVGGSTGSVLAAIRRYADVFPAGSRIAAISPDLGERYLGTVYNDAWVGAHLGVLA, from the coding sequence ATGATCTACGAGCACACGTACGAGCTGGTCACCGACGACCTCTTCGTCCGGCTGCCCCGGATGGCACCCGGCGCCGAGGTCTTCCTCAAGATCGAAGGCCTCAACCCGGCAGGATCCGTCAAACTCAAGACGGCACTGAGCCTGGTCGAGGACGCCGAACACCGCGGCGTCCTCACCCCCGGGGCCCGCGTCATCGAGTCGTCCTCGGGGAACCTCGGTATCGCCCTCAGTTCCATCTGCGCCACCAAGGGATACGCCTTCACCTGCGTCGTCGACCCCAACACCAACGCCACCAGCATCGACCACATGCGCGCCCTCGGCGCCGAAGTCGTCGTCGTGGACACCGTCGACGCCAACGGCGGCTTCCTCCAGTCCCGCATCGCCCACATCCGGCGCCGCGTCGAGGCCGACCCCACCATGGTGTGGCTCAACCAGTACGCCAACCCGGCCAACCCCCGCGCCCACTACGAACAGACAGCGCGCACCCTGCTCAAGGAACTCCAGCAGATCGACTACCTGTTCGTCGGCGCCGGCTCCACCGGCACGTTCGTCGGCTGCTCCCGGTACCTGCGCGAATTCTCGCCCGACACCCGGATCGTCGCGGTCGACGCCGTCGGCTCCATCATCTTCGGGGCCCCGCCAGGACCGCGGGTCATCCCGGGACTCGGCGCCAGCCGCATCCCCGAACTGTTCGAACCCGGCCTCGCCGACGACGTCGTGCTCGTCCCCGAGGAGGACGCGGTCCACGAGTGCCGGCTGCTCGCCCGCACCCACGGCCTGCTGGTCGGCGGCTCCACCGGATCCGTCCTGGCCGCGATCCGCCGGTACGCGGACGTGTTCCCGGCCGGCTCCCGTATCGCCGCGATCTCACCCGACCTGGGGGAGCGCTACCTCGGCACGGTCTACAACGACGCCTGGGTGGGAGCACACCTCGGTGTGCTCGCGTGA